In one Gammaproteobacteria bacterium genomic region, the following are encoded:
- a CDS encoding RHS domain-containing protein: MNRPIRLRSFPGRADHCGVARCLPSGLVLALTLFLALGMSLATPAHALETVTYYHTNALGSPEAATDETGTVLWRESYESYGLRRLKEPNSATNTRYFTGHPEDSNTGLTYMGARYYDPTIGRFLSTDPVHYQEGNHHTFNRYSYAANNPYKYIDPDGEQFQFNDPNFENNFRSMLNILSNSSPTMSVVIRDLEKSKHVFAVRKRAGGPEAIPANRNNAETHGVGSGSTFYFDPQWSPGQLDLMPGADDSTPLSVLGHELHHLDDHNRGTLNRDTNKKSNIRFSEEEAVLTENRVRRDLGLYGDRTRYSNMPLETSTLYGN, translated from the coding sequence ATGAACCGACCCATCCGTCTTCGTTCATTCCCAGGCAGGGCAGATCACTGCGGTGTTGCACGGTGCCTGCCATCTGGCCTGGTCTTGGCACTGACCTTGTTCCTGGCCCTGGGCATGAGTCTCGCCACTCCCGCCCATGCCCTTGAAACCGTCACCTATTATCACACCAATGCCCTGGGCTCTCCGGAAGCCGCTACGGATGAAACAGGTACCGTACTCTGGCGGGAATCCTATGAATCCTACGGTCTCAGAAGACTCAAGGAACCCAATAGTGCCACCAATACCCGCTATTTCACCGGCCACCCGGAAGACAGCAATACTGGCCTCACTTACATGGGAGCAAGGTATTATGATCCTACGATAGGACGGTTTCTGAGTACGGATCCTGTCCATTACCAGGAAGGCAACCATCATACTTTCAACCGATATTCTTACGCAGCCAATAATCCGTATAAATATATTGATCCGGATGGGGAGCAGTTTCAATTTAATGATCCAAATTTTGAAAATAATTTTCGATCAATGCTGAATATTTTATCAAATTCGTCTCCGACCATGTCAGTTGTCATTAGAGATTTAGAAAAGTCGAAACATGTATTTGCTGTTCGTAAACGTGCTGGCGGACCAGAAGCAATACCCGCTAATCGTAATAACGCAGAAACACATGGCGTTGGAAGTGGTAGTACTTTTTATTTTGATCCCCAGTGGTCACCGGGCCAGCTGGATTTAATGCCTGGAGCAGATGACTCCACTCCGTTGTCAGTTCTCGGTCATGAATTGCATCATCTAGATGACCATAACAGGGGCACACTAAATAGAGATACAAATAAGAAATCCAACATTCGTTTTTCAGAGGAGGAGGCGGTTCTAACGGAGAATAGAGTTAGAAGGGATCTGGGTCTGTATGGTGATAGAACTAGATATTCTAACATGCCCTTAGAGACATCAACATTATATGGAAACTAA
- a CDS encoding OmpA family protein, with the protein MNRMIMTDLSGCWRNRMGMLVIALASLAPLAVNAETVSAKKDEPVLVKESDALKVNAGIEPNQEQHLSVDEKKADWKLKEVDQAEDKLEKKNVLEQEVITKKLTNVVPPILFKSGQAEIPENYVALLREALNKVKDRKNVRLHFIGHTDDVKLSGKLKQKYGNNAGLSRERAGTTAEYFQRALKLPPEAISYDGVGEQQPLADNKTEAGRAKNRRVEVQVWYDEINEKMVEKDVVVAAEMTRIKVCRIETVCKLRYKEGHSKRARIRNLVPPLQFQEGTTGVPDYFIDQVARAMGNLKGKDNIAIKLIGHTDSISLTGREARIYGTHDGLSKARARRVALSVQEALRLPNRAISSDGKGSAFPIASNESERGRAQNRRVEVEFWYDDALQELPDEPQVCPEQAAAETVTRVYDPPAGNVQPVYFDKGKPVMPLNYAGQINMIMRGLQGKSNARLRFVGFTGNERLDRRTAMVYGDDIGLSAARARRVMELVQKELKLTDKQVEHEGRGSVQSEDVVNKGFGNSGASYVLIEAVYDDLASAEEEEGLEVTRFKREVTLKDPYMLNLMRITVDGKPLHDPNKSSQDVQRCTDTSLEKARVQLRYDGLELKPRLNVTAWPHTIRFSDLPETEHFEDEVQFRLYSNYPAFIDKAEVRIFDKAQSVRDTPLAIAPVDAKGLATWRANFADYQAPGRELQFVIRAYDRNGRFDETRAQPMWVVDMQEPGVRDRDAAKELLAGYGENRLALENINKAGGTIKVNGADIPAGHNVWVAGRAAPLDKDGKFVFEEIIPVGLHTLEVAVLDQNGGGELFLRDLKLDSSEWFYVGIADVTASKDNTNGPARLVTGDETHYDNDLAVDGRVAWYAKGKFWTDWELTTSADTREGPVDDMFSNFVDKSPDALFRRMDSDYYYPTYGDDGTVEEGAPTLGKFYLKLNKNKNQLLWGNFKSSYTDNDLAHVDRGLYGANLHYETDGATSFGEKYFSLDGFAADPGTIAGRDEFRGTGGSLYFMRHQDILMGSDRVRIEIRDKDSGMVVGVKNLSAALDYDIDYIQGRIMLSEPLSAFASDSMLINTGGSAGDHAYLVVRYEYTPGFEEIDTVITGGRSHAWLGEYVKIGVTATETDDGVTTSSLQGTDVTLRKSARTWLKVQNATSVGLGPETMVSSDGGYGFGQVAQPAGTDVTADASRVDASIGLGELFDGYNGSITGYKQEVGAGYSSPGIVALTDTEQSGVAASLPVTKSIQVKIKSDTKTVDQGLETSATETNIDYSINANWKLSVGYREDERVDNSPVVPLTQKQGERSDALLRVDYNSMEKWNAYLFTQGTVETTGNREENDRTGVGGSYRASDRFKFSAEASGGDLGGAGKLGTEYLYTDTTTLYANYTLGDERADNGVRSRRGNVATGFKTRYSDSASVYAEEKYTHGDVPTGLTSTVGVDLVPADKWNLGARIDVGSLEDNTTGALTKRQAYGFNVGYGQDAIKLSSAFEYRVDETEQADTTTTERTTWLTRNTFKYQFTPSSRLIGKVNYSESESSLGEFYNGNFTEAVLGYGYRPIDNDRLNVLAKYTYFYNLPAADQVTVANTAVEYIQKSNIVSLDITYDLTSRWSIGAKYGHREGEVALDRVDPVFFANSADLYIARVDWHFVHKWDLMLEGRKLSQPDIGDSRSGALVGLYRQMGNHVRFGAGYNFTDFSDDLTDLDYDSQGWFVNLVGKF; encoded by the coding sequence ATGAACAGAATGATCATGACTGACCTGTCCGGTTGCTGGCGCAACAGGATGGGCATGCTTGTGATTGCGCTGGCGAGCCTGGCACCACTTGCTGTCAACGCCGAAACAGTCAGCGCGAAAAAAGATGAGCCTGTCCTGGTCAAGGAGTCTGATGCGCTGAAGGTCAACGCAGGCATCGAACCCAACCAGGAGCAACACCTGTCCGTAGACGAAAAGAAAGCGGACTGGAAGCTTAAGGAAGTGGACCAGGCAGAAGACAAGCTTGAGAAGAAGAACGTGCTCGAGCAGGAAGTGATCACAAAGAAACTGACCAACGTGGTGCCGCCGATCCTGTTCAAGTCCGGCCAGGCCGAGATCCCCGAGAATTACGTGGCGCTGCTGCGCGAGGCGCTGAACAAGGTCAAGGATCGCAAGAACGTGCGCCTGCACTTTATTGGTCATACGGATGACGTCAAGCTGTCGGGCAAGCTGAAACAGAAGTACGGCAACAATGCCGGCCTGTCGCGCGAACGCGCAGGCACAACAGCGGAATACTTCCAGCGTGCGCTGAAGTTGCCGCCGGAGGCCATTTCCTATGATGGTGTCGGTGAACAGCAGCCATTGGCGGACAACAAGACTGAAGCCGGTCGCGCGAAAAACCGTCGCGTGGAGGTGCAGGTCTGGTACGACGAGATCAACGAGAAGATGGTCGAGAAAGATGTAGTCGTTGCCGCCGAGATGACGCGCATCAAGGTGTGCCGCATCGAGACCGTGTGCAAGTTGCGCTACAAGGAAGGTCACTCCAAGCGCGCGCGTATACGCAACCTGGTTCCACCGCTGCAGTTCCAGGAAGGCACTACCGGTGTGCCGGACTATTTCATTGATCAAGTTGCCCGTGCCATGGGCAACCTGAAAGGCAAGGACAACATCGCTATCAAGCTGATCGGTCATACCGACAGCATCTCGCTTACCGGTCGCGAAGCCAGGATCTATGGTACGCACGATGGACTGTCCAAGGCGCGTGCCCGCCGGGTTGCGCTGTCGGTACAGGAAGCATTAAGGCTGCCCAATCGCGCCATCAGCAGTGATGGCAAGGGTTCAGCATTCCCCATCGCCTCTAACGAATCCGAGCGTGGCCGCGCCCAGAACCGTCGCGTTGAAGTGGAATTCTGGTATGACGATGCCTTGCAGGAATTGCCGGATGAGCCGCAGGTGTGCCCGGAGCAGGCAGCAGCAGAAACCGTAACGCGTGTTTATGATCCGCCGGCAGGCAACGTGCAGCCTGTCTACTTTGACAAGGGCAAGCCGGTGATGCCGCTGAACTACGCCGGCCAGATCAACATGATTATGCGTGGCCTGCAGGGCAAGTCCAATGCACGCCTGCGCTTTGTCGGCTTTACCGGTAACGAGCGCCTCGATCGTCGTACTGCCATGGTTTATGGCGACGATATCGGCCTGTCCGCCGCCCGCGCGCGACGGGTCATGGAGCTGGTGCAGAAAGAACTCAAGCTCACTGACAAGCAGGTGGAGCACGAAGGTCGCGGCTCGGTGCAGTCCGAAGATGTAGTCAACAAGGGCTTTGGCAACAGCGGCGCTTCCTATGTATTGATCGAGGCGGTCTATGATGACCTGGCATCGGCCGAGGAAGAAGAGGGCCTGGAAGTCACCCGCTTCAAGCGCGAAGTGACGCTCAAGGATCCGTACATGCTTAACCTGATGCGCATTACCGTTGACGGCAAGCCACTGCATGATCCCAACAAGAGTTCCCAGGATGTGCAGCGTTGCACTGACACCTCGCTGGAAAAGGCCAGGGTTCAGCTGCGTTATGATGGTCTTGAACTCAAGCCGCGTCTGAATGTTACCGCGTGGCCGCATACCATCCGTTTCAGCGATCTGCCGGAAACCGAACACTTTGAAGACGAAGTGCAATTCAGGCTGTACAGCAATTACCCGGCCTTTATTGACAAGGCCGAGGTCCGGATTTTTGACAAGGCCCAGTCCGTTCGTGATACGCCGCTGGCGATTGCGCCGGTGGATGCCAAGGGCCTGGCGACATGGCGCGCCAACTTTGCGGACTACCAGGCACCGGGGCGTGAACTGCAATTCGTGATACGCGCCTATGATCGCAACGGGCGATTTGATGAGACCCGCGCTCAACCGATGTGGGTAGTGGACATGCAGGAACCGGGCGTGCGCGATCGTGATGCCGCGAAAGAGTTGCTGGCCGGGTACGGCGAGAACCGCCTGGCGCTGGAAAATATCAACAAGGCCGGCGGTACGATCAAGGTCAATGGCGCCGATATCCCTGCAGGTCATAACGTCTGGGTGGCCGGGCGCGCGGCACCGCTTGATAAGGACGGCAAGTTTGTATTCGAGGAAATCATCCCGGTTGGCTTGCATACGCTGGAAGTGGCGGTGCTCGACCAGAATGGTGGCGGTGAGCTGTTCCTGCGTGACCTGAAGCTGGATTCCAGCGAATGGTTCTACGTCGGCATTGCTGACGTTACAGCCAGCAAGGACAACACCAATGGTCCGGCCAGGCTGGTCACCGGTGATGAGACCCATTACGACAACGACCTGGCGGTCGATGGTCGTGTTGCCTGGTATGCCAAGGGCAAGTTCTGGACCGACTGGGAACTGACTACCAGTGCCGATACCCGTGAAGGCCCGGTAGATGACATGTTCAGCAACTTTGTCGACAAGTCACCGGATGCGCTGTTCCGTCGCATGGATTCGGATTACTACTACCCGACCTACGGTGATGACGGCACGGTCGAAGAGGGTGCGCCCACACTGGGCAAGTTCTACCTGAAGCTGAACAAGAACAAGAACCAGTTGCTCTGGGGTAATTTCAAGAGCAGTTATACCGACAACGACCTGGCACACGTGGATCGCGGCCTGTATGGCGCCAACCTGCATTACGAAACTGATGGCGCTACCAGCTTCGGCGAAAAGTATTTCAGTCTTGATGGCTTTGCTGCTGATCCCGGCACAATAGCCGGTCGTGACGAGTTCCGTGGCACCGGTGGATCGCTGTACTTCATGCGTCACCAGGATATTCTCATGGGTTCTGATCGTGTGCGTATCGAAATTCGTGACAAGGATTCGGGCATGGTTGTCGGCGTCAAGAATCTCAGCGCGGCACTGGATTATGATATCGATTACATCCAGGGTCGCATCATGCTGTCCGAACCGCTTTCCGCCTTTGCCAGTGACAGCATGCTCATCAATACCGGCGGCAGCGCCGGTGATCATGCCTATCTCGTTGTCCGCTATGAATATACGCCCGGCTTTGAAGAAATCGATACCGTGATTACCGGTGGCCGCAGTCATGCCTGGCTGGGTGAGTATGTGAAGATTGGCGTCACTGCCACCGAAACCGATGATGGTGTCACGACATCAAGCTTGCAGGGTACGGACGTCACCTTGCGCAAGAGCGCGCGTACGTGGCTGAAAGTACAAAACGCAACCAGCGTCGGCCTCGGTCCGGAAACCATGGTCTCCAGTGATGGTGGTTACGGCTTTGGCCAGGTGGCGCAACCAGCCGGTACCGATGTTACCGCGGATGCCAGCCGCGTGGACGCCAGCATTGGCCTCGGTGAACTGTTTGACGGCTATAACGGCAGCATTACCGGCTACAAGCAGGAAGTCGGTGCGGGATATTCATCGCCCGGTATCGTTGCGCTGACCGATACCGAGCAATCCGGTGTTGCCGCCAGTCTGCCGGTGACCAAGTCGATACAGGTGAAGATCAAATCCGATACCAAGACGGTAGACCAGGGCCTGGAGACGTCGGCAACCGAAACCAATATAGACTACAGCATCAATGCCAACTGGAAACTGAGTGTTGGTTATCGTGAGGATGAGCGCGTCGATAACTCGCCGGTGGTGCCGCTGACCCAGAAGCAGGGTGAGCGCAGCGATGCGTTGTTGCGCGTGGATTACAATTCCATGGAAAAATGGAATGCCTACCTGTTTACCCAGGGCACGGTAGAGACCACGGGCAATCGTGAAGAAAATGATCGTACCGGTGTTGGCGGTTCTTACCGTGCCAGTGACCGGTTCAAGTTCAGCGCCGAAGCCTCTGGCGGCGACCTGGGTGGTGCCGGCAAACTGGGCACCGAGTACCTGTATACCGATACCACCACCTTGTACGCCAACTATACCTTGGGCGATGAACGAGCCGACAACGGCGTGCGGTCACGCCGCGGTAACGTGGCGACGGGCTTCAAGACCAGGTACTCGGACAGCGCCAGTGTATACGCCGAAGAGAAATACACTCACGGTGACGTGCCCACCGGCCTGACCAGTACGGTTGGTGTTGACCTGGTACCGGCTGACAAGTGGAATCTCGGCGCCCGGATTGATGTCGGCTCACTGGAAGACAATACCACCGGCGCGTTGACCAAGCGCCAGGCCTATGGCTTTAACGTCGGTTATGGCCAGGATGCCATCAAGCTGTCCAGCGCCTTTGAGTATCGTGTTGATGAAACCGAGCAGGCCGATACCACGACAACCGAGCGCACCACCTGGCTGACGCGCAATACCTTCAAGTACCAGTTTACGCCCAGCTCGCGACTGATCGGCAAGGTCAATTACTCGGAAAGCGAAAGCAGCCTGGGTGAATTTTACAATGGCAACTTTACCGAGGCGGTGCTCGGTTACGGTTACAGGCCGATCGATAATGATCGATTGAATGTACTGGCCAAGTATACGTATTTCTATAACCTGCCGGCAGCGGACCAGGTCACCGTGGCCAACACTGCGGTGGAATACATTCAGAAGAGTAATATTGTTTCTCTGGATATCACCTATGACCTGACCAGTCGCTGGAGCATCGGCGCCAAGTACGGTCATCGCGAGGGTGAAGTTGCGCTGGATCGTGTTGACCCGGTATTCTTTGCCAACAGCGCGGACCTGTACATTGCTCGCGTGGACTGGCACTTCGTCCACAAGTGGGACCTGATGCTGGAAGGCCGCAAGCTTTCCCAGCCGGATATTGGCGACAGCCGCAGCGGTGCACTGGTCGGGCTCTACCGGCAAATGGGCAACCATGTCAGGTTCGGCGCCGGTTATAACTTCACCGACTTCTCCGACGATCTCACCGATCTCGACTACGACAGCCAGGGCTGGTTTGTGAACCTGGTGGGCAAGTTCTAG